From Brevibacillus marinus, a single genomic window includes:
- a CDS encoding CoA transferase subunit A translates to MNKVVELQEALRHFHDGMSLMVGGFGGVGNPPTLIRGILAKGVREITLISNDTAFPEIGVGRLVTQRRVKKLITSHIGSNPNAGAQMTAGELEVEFCPQGILAERIRAGGVGLGGILSDIGIGTIAAQGKQTISVNGSTYLVETPLTADVAIVHAKRADRFGNLVYESSARNFNPLVAMAGTITIAEADEVVEIGELDPEAIVTPGVFVNFVVKSEGVDWKWAWEK, encoded by the coding sequence ATGAACAAAGTCGTCGAGCTACAGGAGGCACTGCGTCACTTTCATGACGGGATGAGCTTGATGGTCGGGGGATTTGGCGGCGTCGGCAATCCGCCCACGCTGATCCGGGGCATCCTCGCCAAGGGGGTGCGGGAGATCACGCTGATCTCCAATGACACCGCGTTTCCGGAGATTGGCGTCGGGCGGCTGGTGACGCAGCGCAGAGTGAAGAAGCTGATCACGTCGCATATTGGTTCCAATCCCAACGCCGGTGCGCAAATGACCGCCGGGGAACTGGAAGTGGAGTTCTGCCCGCAGGGCATCCTCGCCGAGCGGATCCGCGCCGGCGGGGTCGGCCTCGGCGGGATCCTCTCCGACATCGGCATCGGGACGATCGCCGCGCAGGGGAAGCAAACGATCAGCGTCAACGGCAGCACGTACCTGGTGGAAACGCCGCTTACCGCGGATGTCGCGATCGTGCACGCGAAGCGGGCGGATCGCTTCGGCAACCTCGTCTACGAGAGCAGTGCGCGCAACTTCAACCCGTTGGTGGCGATGGCGGGGACGATCACGATTGCGGAAGCGGATGAAGTGGTGGAAATCGGCGAATTGGACCCGGAAGCGATCGTTACGCCAGGCGTATTTGTCAACTTCGTGGTCAAGAGTGAGGGGGTGGACTGGAAATGGGCGTGGGAGAAGTGA
- a CDS encoding TIGR01212 family radical SAM protein (This family includes YhcC from E. coli K-12, an uncharacterized radical SAM protein.) codes for MKQASEQKLADVRTWGDKRYHTWNFHLRQQFQEKVFKVPLDGGFTCPNRDGKVAIGGCTFCSARGSGDFAGDRRSDLQKQFHEVKSRLHEKWPSAKYIGYFQAFSNTYAPVEELREMYELILRQEGVVGLSIATRPDCLPDDVVAYLAELNERTYLWVELGLQTIHERTQRLINRGHDYQCYLDGVKKLRKHNIRVCSHIIYGLPGETYEDMMETAREVARLDVQGIKIHLLHLLRNTPMVKQYEQGLVRFLTQEEYTKLVVDTLEILPPEMIIHRVTGDGPPDLLIGPLWSRKKWEVLNGIDAELLRRNSWQGKFWTPAG; via the coding sequence ATGAAACAGGCTAGTGAGCAAAAGCTTGCGGACGTACGCACGTGGGGCGACAAGCGTTACCATACATGGAACTTTCACCTGCGTCAGCAATTTCAGGAAAAAGTGTTCAAAGTTCCGCTCGACGGCGGCTTCACTTGTCCGAATCGGGACGGAAAAGTGGCGATCGGCGGCTGCACGTTCTGCAGTGCCCGCGGTTCCGGCGATTTTGCAGGTGATCGGCGGTCCGATTTGCAAAAACAATTTCACGAGGTAAAGTCACGACTGCACGAAAAGTGGCCAAGCGCCAAATACATCGGTTACTTTCAGGCGTTTAGCAATACGTACGCTCCTGTGGAGGAGCTGCGTGAAATGTACGAACTGATCCTGCGGCAGGAGGGGGTGGTCGGCCTGTCCATCGCGACGCGGCCTGACTGCCTTCCCGATGATGTGGTAGCGTATTTGGCTGAATTAAACGAACGGACCTATCTCTGGGTGGAGCTGGGACTGCAGACGATCCATGAGCGGACCCAACGGCTGATCAACCGCGGACACGACTACCAGTGTTACCTTGACGGGGTCAAGAAGCTGCGCAAGCACAACATCCGCGTCTGTTCGCACATCATCTACGGGCTGCCTGGCGAAACGTACGAAGACATGATGGAGACGGCACGCGAAGTAGCCCGCCTGGACGTGCAGGGGATCAAGATTCACCTGCTTCATCTGTTGCGCAATACGCCGATGGTAAAGCAGTATGAACAGGGGCTGGTCCGGTTTTTGACGCAGGAGGAATACACGAAATTGGTGGTGGACACACTGGAGATTTTGCCGCCGGAGATGATTATCCACCGGGTGACAGGAGACGGGCCGCCGGATCTGTTGATCGGTCCGCTGTGGAGCCGGAAGAAGTGGGAGGTTTTAAACGGAATCGACGCCGAACTGCTCAGGCGCAACAGCTGGCAAGGAAAATTCTGGACGCCCGCCGGATAA
- a CDS encoding glycerophosphodiester phosphodiesterase translates to MRPLIFAHRGASARHPENTLEAFRAAIRLGADGIELDVQLTRDREVVVIHDPWLERTTNGTGQVRNHSFAELRRLSAGSWLHPRFAPCKIPHLREVLALVRPTRLQVIVELKNFFVPQPELEERVVELLRSYEMEERAVISSFNFNSLLQVKKLAPAIRTALLYIGHLREPWAIAQQYQTEQLHVPKEEITPALINQSHRHGLEVIGWTINRSQAMLQLRKLGIDGIITNYPLRARKLFTSGPNAG, encoded by the coding sequence GTGAGACCGTTAATCTTTGCGCATCGCGGTGCTTCCGCACGCCATCCGGAAAACACGTTGGAAGCATTTCGCGCCGCTATCCGGCTGGGAGCAGACGGGATTGAACTGGACGTGCAGCTGACGCGCGACCGGGAAGTGGTGGTCATTCATGATCCGTGGCTGGAACGGACCACCAACGGGACGGGCCAGGTGCGGAACCACAGCTTTGCCGAGTTGCGCCGGCTGAGTGCGGGCAGTTGGCTGCACCCGCGGTTTGCCCCCTGCAAGATCCCCCATTTGCGCGAAGTGTTGGCATTGGTGAGGCCAACCCGGCTGCAGGTGATTGTGGAGCTGAAAAATTTTTTCGTTCCGCAGCCGGAGTTGGAAGAACGGGTCGTGGAACTGCTCCGCAGCTATGAGATGGAGGAGCGGGCCGTCATTTCCTCATTTAACTTCAACAGCCTGCTGCAGGTGAAAAAACTGGCCCCTGCCATCCGCACCGCGCTGTTGTATATCGGTCACCTGCGGGAACCCTGGGCCATCGCGCAGCAGTACCAAACAGAGCAGCTGCACGTACCGAAAGAGGAAATCACGCCAGCGCTGATCAACCAGTCGCACCGCCATGGTCTGGAAGTGATCGGCTGGACGATCAACCGCTCGCAGGCCATGCTGCAGCTCAGGAAACTGGGGATCGACGGGATCATCACCAACTACCCGCTGCGGGCGCGAAAACTGTTCACCTCCGGCCCGAACGCCGGTTAA
- a CDS encoding PucR family transcriptional regulator encodes MTITIREALLLPDMVQSKLVGGAAGLDNQIRWVTIVEVLEDTNRLQEGEFLITTGYGLTDDAKRLSGFIPSLARRKLSGVAIHTGFYMGEIPELLIAAADAYGLPLIEIPVEVNFSTITKAILQPIINRQFETLAYSQAIHEQMIGVALSGQGLPAIARELARLTHGSAAIVDAFGYQLVSTADQQPAAGQRTTPTQPAGPAAADAGTSRQERPAVRPPLANPGSVSESETVEADGQLMTVISVPIQTATETYGFLSLKKPRAAWQELDRIALQHAATLCAMEFVKERAIRETEWRMQGDFAEEILSGSITWSAEQEARSRLLGYPLTGRHLVAALRPARSGPQQSAPHHYQLTALLNRLANRQQTPYLLRERPQHLLLIMPDQAASLALLERLARRWAALSPAAPLHIGVSRARQHLPGLAEAAEEAVFALYAYPLLAHPPQPLLFAQMEGYQVLFPFHRQPAMLEQLWQPLLAPLLAYDRKYNQQLVETLRIYLMHNGNGLQTSQALYIHRHTLKYRLRQIAEKTGIDLQHAGQRWQLQLALMAYRLHNLLYPDAG; translated from the coding sequence ATGACGATTACCATTCGCGAAGCGCTGCTGCTGCCGGATATGGTGCAGAGCAAACTGGTCGGCGGCGCGGCCGGTCTGGACAATCAGATCCGCTGGGTGACGATCGTGGAAGTGCTGGAAGATACCAACCGGCTGCAGGAAGGGGAGTTTCTGATCACCACCGGTTATGGTCTGACGGACGATGCGAAGCGATTGTCCGGGTTCATCCCTTCACTGGCCCGGCGCAAGTTGAGCGGGGTCGCGATCCACACCGGTTTTTACATGGGGGAAATACCCGAGCTCCTGATCGCCGCCGCCGACGCGTACGGGCTGCCGTTGATTGAGATCCCGGTTGAGGTCAACTTTTCCACGATCACCAAGGCGATTCTGCAGCCGATCATCAACCGGCAGTTTGAAACCCTGGCCTATTCGCAGGCGATCCACGAGCAGATGATCGGCGTCGCCCTCTCCGGCCAGGGGCTGCCGGCGATCGCCAGGGAGCTGGCTCGCCTGACCCATGGCAGCGCCGCGATCGTGGACGCGTTTGGCTACCAGCTGGTGAGCACCGCGGACCAGCAGCCGGCGGCGGGCCAACGAACGACCCCAACGCAGCCGGCGGGCCCGGCCGCAGCTGACGCCGGCACCAGCCGGCAGGAGCGGCCCGCCGTGCGGCCGCCTTTAGCGAACCCGGGCAGCGTCAGCGAGAGCGAAACGGTCGAAGCGGACGGGCAGTTGATGACGGTCATCTCCGTGCCGATCCAGACGGCAACGGAAACGTACGGCTTCTTGTCCCTGAAAAAACCGCGCGCCGCTTGGCAGGAGCTGGACCGGATCGCGCTGCAGCACGCCGCGACCCTGTGCGCGATGGAATTCGTCAAGGAACGGGCGATTCGCGAGACAGAGTGGCGCATGCAGGGGGATTTCGCCGAGGAGATCTTGTCGGGGAGCATCACCTGGAGTGCGGAACAAGAGGCGCGCAGCCGGCTGCTCGGCTATCCGCTAACCGGCCGCCATCTCGTCGCCGCGCTGCGCCCCGCGCGGAGCGGTCCGCAGCAGTCCGCACCGCACCACTACCAGCTGACGGCACTGCTGAACCGCTTGGCGAACCGGCAGCAGACGCCGTACCTGCTGCGCGAACGGCCGCAGCACCTGCTGCTGATCATGCCGGATCAGGCCGCCAGCCTGGCTCTGCTGGAACGGCTGGCCCGCCGCTGGGCAGCCTTGTCTCCCGCCGCTCCCCTGCACATCGGCGTAAGCCGGGCCAGACAGCACCTGCCCGGGCTGGCGGAAGCGGCGGAAGAGGCGGTGTTTGCGCTGTACGCCTATCCGCTTTTGGCCCATCCGCCCCAGCCGCTGTTATTCGCGCAGATGGAAGGGTACCAGGTGCTCTTCCCCTTCCATCGGCAGCCGGCCATGCTCGAGCAGCTGTGGCAGCCGCTGCTGGCGCCGCTGTTGGCGTACGACCGGAAGTACAACCAGCAGCTGGTGGAGACGCTGCGGATCTACCTGATGCACAACGGGAACGGACTGCAGACCTCCCAGGCGCTGTACATTCACCGCCACACCCTGAAATACCGGCTTCGCCAAATCGCAGAGAAAACCGGGATTGACCTGCAGCATGCCGGCCAACGCTGGCAGCTGCAGCTCGCCCTGATGGCCTACCGGCTGCACAACCTGCTCTACCCGGATGCTGGCTGA
- a CDS encoding aspartate aminotransferase family protein has translation MKLPLPDEVVCVDQQSYVIKPELGKTYPLVTHGKGVYLYDQSGNAYLDGCSGAVTAGIGHAVPEIAEAMYEQARKVSFAYRSHFTSEAAETLAGKLAEWAPGSLKYSFFVNSGSEATETAQKIAIQYWQERGYPRKNKMLSRWMSYHGITIGALSMSGHVLRRKRFVPLLADYPNVPAPYCYRCPYALSPDSCSSRCLDELETAIQRIGAENIAAFIAEPVIGAAGGAVVPPAGYYQRVREICDRNQILFIADEVMTGIGRTGRRFGIDHWGVAPDIMTLGKGLSAGYTPLAAALVSEEIVATIARGSGSIMAGHTYSANPQSSAIALAVLRYVEQHRLVENARLQGEYLLRQLKQLAADFSLVGDARGLGLLCALEFVRDKRTKAPFALSEGVGQRIIDRAFAKGLIIYPALGGIDGQAGDAVIIAPPLVISRDELDELIRLLREAIAEVQAELEGEGLVARAKE, from the coding sequence ATGAAACTACCGTTACCAGATGAGGTGGTCTGCGTGGATCAGCAAAGCTATGTGATCAAACCGGAACTGGGCAAAACGTACCCGCTCGTCACGCACGGCAAGGGCGTCTACCTGTACGACCAGTCCGGCAATGCCTATCTTGACGGCTGTTCGGGTGCCGTGACGGCCGGCATCGGACACGCGGTCCCAGAAATCGCGGAGGCGATGTACGAACAGGCGCGCAAGGTCTCGTTTGCCTATCGTTCCCACTTCACCAGTGAAGCGGCGGAAACGCTTGCCGGCAAGCTGGCGGAGTGGGCCCCCGGCAGTCTGAAGTACAGCTTTTTTGTCAACAGCGGTTCGGAAGCGACGGAGACAGCGCAGAAGATCGCCATCCAGTACTGGCAGGAGCGGGGGTATCCGCGCAAAAACAAGATGCTCTCGCGGTGGATGAGCTATCACGGGATCACCATCGGAGCGCTGTCGATGTCCGGTCACGTCTTGCGCCGCAAGCGCTTCGTGCCGCTTTTGGCCGATTATCCCAACGTCCCGGCGCCCTATTGCTACCGCTGTCCGTACGCGCTGTCGCCGGACAGCTGTTCCAGCAGGTGTCTCGACGAGCTGGAGACGGCCATCCAGCGAATCGGCGCGGAAAACATTGCCGCGTTCATCGCCGAGCCGGTCATCGGCGCGGCCGGCGGGGCGGTCGTTCCGCCGGCAGGATACTACCAGCGGGTGCGCGAGATTTGTGATCGCAATCAGATCTTGTTTATCGCCGATGAGGTGATGACCGGCATCGGCCGCACCGGCAGACGCTTCGGCATCGATCACTGGGGAGTGGCGCCGGACATCATGACGCTGGGCAAAGGGTTGAGCGCGGGCTACACGCCGCTGGCGGCGGCGCTCGTATCGGAGGAGATCGTGGCGACGATTGCGCGGGGTTCCGGATCGATCATGGCCGGGCATACGTACAGCGCCAATCCGCAGTCGAGCGCGATTGCGCTGGCGGTTCTGCGCTACGTGGAACAGCACCGGCTGGTGGAAAATGCCCGCCTGCAGGGCGAATACCTGCTGCGCCAGCTGAAACAGCTGGCTGCGGATTTCTCCTTGGTCGGCGACGCGCGCGGGCTGGGGCTGTTGTGCGCGCTGGAATTCGTCCGGGACAAGCGGACGAAAGCGCCGTTTGCGCTGAGCGAGGGCGTTGGCCAGCGGATCATCGATCGCGCGTTTGCCAAAGGGCTGATCATCTATCCCGCGCTCGGCGGGATCGACGGTCAGGCGGGCGACGCGGTGATCATTGCGCCGCCGCTGGTCATCAGCCGGGACGAGCTGGATGAGTTGATCCGCCTGCTGCGCGAAGCGATTGCCGAGGTACAGGCGGAGCTGGAAGGGGAAGGTTTGGTTGCGCGGGCGAAGGAGTGA
- the ablB gene encoding putative beta-lysine N-acetyltransferase, which yields MSSSHDTWQTEEQNQWIVDEANQRIRLLRYDRGQLRQLHEQLLAEAKAKNLHKLIVYAKKADLAVWQQLGYRQEGVIDGFFCGENAQMMSLFLTAERATSRAPQLADEIVALSLQKARTSAPQTLPAGYTLREGREADAEALAQLYGLVFPVYPTPLNDPAYIRKTMREHTYYCVVEKDGMLVSAASAEVAPAFGSAEVTDCATHPDYTGQGLLQPLFFALEAKLQAMGIYYLYTLTRAQSHGMNITAAKLGYAYRGRLINNCVIYSGFEDMNIWVKSFRPTRE from the coding sequence ATGTCAAGCTCGCACGACACCTGGCAAACAGAGGAGCAAAATCAATGGATTGTCGATGAAGCGAATCAGCGAATTCGCCTGCTGCGGTATGACCGCGGACAACTGCGGCAGCTGCATGAGCAACTGCTGGCGGAGGCGAAAGCGAAGAACTTGCACAAGCTGATCGTGTACGCGAAAAAGGCGGATCTCGCCGTCTGGCAGCAGCTCGGCTACCGCCAGGAAGGGGTGATCGACGGTTTCTTTTGCGGAGAAAACGCGCAGATGATGTCCCTGTTTTTGACCGCAGAGCGGGCCACGTCGCGCGCCCCGCAGCTGGCCGACGAGATCGTCGCGCTCAGCCTGCAGAAGGCCCGCACCAGCGCGCCGCAAACGCTTCCCGCCGGATACACGCTGCGGGAGGGGAGGGAAGCGGACGCGGAGGCGCTCGCACAGTTGTACGGTCTGGTGTTTCCCGTCTACCCGACGCCGCTGAACGACCCGGCGTACATCCGCAAAACGATGCGCGAGCATACCTACTACTGTGTGGTGGAAAAGGACGGGATGCTCGTGAGCGCCGCTTCCGCGGAAGTGGCGCCCGCCTTTGGCTCGGCGGAGGTGACCGACTGCGCCACCCATCCCGATTACACCGGACAAGGCTTGCTGCAGCCGCTGTTCTTCGCGTTGGAAGCGAAGCTGCAAGCGATGGGCATCTACTACCTGTACACGTTGACGCGCGCCCAATCACACGGCATGAACATCACCGCGGCCAAGCTGGGGTATGCCTATCGCGGGCGGCTGATCAACAACTGCGTCATCTATTCCGGGTTCGAGGACATGAACATCTGGGTCAAATCGTTTCGCCCAACCCGCGAATAA
- the gabT gene encoding 4-aminobutyrate--2-oxoglutarate transaminase has product MERNATRFIRLNTPVPGPQAQELLKRKEASVPRGPFTTAPTFVVKAEGALLTDVDGNTFIDFAGAIGTMNAGHCPPAVVEALKQQLDRYIHTCFHVMMYEPYIQLAEKLNQITPGDHRKKTFFLNSGAEAVENAIKIARKHTGRKAIVSFERGYHGRTLLAMSLTSKIRPYKYQFGPFAPEVYKMSYPYYYRAPQGMTPEELDEYTLQRFRDFFLGDVAPDDVAAVIIEPVQGEGGFVIPSKRFVQGVKQICEEHGILLIADEVQTGFGRTGKMFAMEHFEVVPDLLVMSKSIAAGLPISAVTGRAEIMDGPNPGEIGGTYGGSPLGCVAALEVIRMMEEANLPQRAVQIGERIMQAFARFRERFPQVGDVRGLGAMCALEIVRDKTSKEPDKELTAQIVERCNRRGLVILSAGLYSNVIRILAPLVITDEQLREGLAVLESVLEEVCGR; this is encoded by the coding sequence ATGGAGCGGAACGCAACCAGGTTCATTCGGCTCAACACCCCGGTGCCCGGTCCGCAGGCCCAGGAACTGCTCAAACGAAAAGAAGCCAGCGTACCGCGCGGACCGTTTACCACCGCCCCCACCTTTGTGGTGAAAGCAGAGGGGGCGCTGTTAACCGACGTGGACGGCAACACCTTTATCGACTTCGCCGGGGCGATCGGCACGATGAATGCCGGACACTGCCCGCCGGCCGTGGTGGAAGCGCTGAAACAGCAGTTGGATCGCTATATTCACACCTGTTTTCACGTGATGATGTACGAACCGTATATCCAGTTGGCGGAAAAGCTGAACCAGATCACGCCCGGCGACCATCGCAAGAAGACGTTTTTCCTCAACAGCGGTGCGGAAGCGGTGGAAAACGCGATCAAAATCGCCCGCAAACACACGGGCCGCAAAGCAATCGTCTCCTTTGAACGGGGTTACCACGGCCGGACGCTGCTGGCGATGAGCCTGACCAGCAAGATCAGGCCGTACAAGTACCAGTTTGGCCCGTTTGCCCCGGAAGTGTACAAAATGAGTTATCCGTACTACTACCGCGCGCCACAGGGGATGACCCCGGAGGAGTTGGACGAGTACACGCTGCAGCGGTTTCGCGACTTCTTCCTCGGCGATGTCGCCCCGGATGACGTGGCGGCGGTGATCATCGAACCGGTGCAGGGGGAGGGAGGATTCGTCATCCCTTCCAAGCGCTTCGTGCAGGGCGTCAAGCAGATCTGCGAAGAGCACGGCATCCTGCTGATTGCCGATGAAGTGCAGACCGGGTTTGGCCGTACCGGCAAGATGTTTGCGATGGAACACTTCGAGGTCGTCCCCGATTTGCTCGTGATGTCCAAGTCGATCGCTGCGGGATTGCCGATCAGCGCCGTCACGGGACGGGCGGAGATCATGGACGGCCCCAATCCGGGAGAAATCGGCGGCACGTACGGCGGCAGCCCGCTCGGCTGCGTGGCGGCGCTGGAAGTGATCCGCATGATGGAAGAAGCGAACCTGCCGCAACGCGCCGTGCAGATCGGCGAACGGATCATGCAAGCATTTGCCCGTTTTCGCGAACGCTTCCCGCAGGTGGGCGATGTCCGCGGCCTGGGCGCCATGTGCGCGCTGGAAATCGTCCGCGACAAAACGAGCAAGGAGCCCGACAAGGAACTGACCGCGCAGATCGTGGAGCGCTGCAACCGACGCGGGCTGGTGATTCTCTCCGCCGGTTTGTACAGCAATGTGATCCGCATCCTCGCACCGCTGGTCATCACCGATGAGCAGCTGCGGGAAGGGTTGGCGGTTCTGGAGAGCGTGCTGGAAGAAGTTTGCGGCCGGTAG
- a CDS encoding peptidase: MARWRDKIRKQLAEERPAAVELLRDWVREPSVQGAERPLQEKIARRLAAMGLKVDLWVMEGEELLHHPYFVSPRTTFADSPNVVGVWPGTGGGRSLILNGHVDVVPAGDERQWQEDPFSGSVVDGKLYGRGATDMKGGNLAALLAIQTLQALGVRLKGDVIFQSVVEEESGGAGTLAAILRGYRADAALVPEPTNMKIFPKQQGSMWFRLWIKGRSAHGGTRYEGVSAIEKSMRVLQAIRQLEEERNRRIDDPLYAKLPIPIPINVGVIEGGKWPSSVADLVKLEGRMGVAPGEEMEQAQAEMEQALQKLAEEDDWFREHPVELEWFGARWVPGAVAADHPLMLILQEACQLVLGRAPVVEAAPWGTDGGLLSKLADTPAIVFGPGVTQVAHYPNEFIELDAVFQCAEIFALTMLQWCGVAEEGAIA; this comes from the coding sequence ATGGCGCGTTGGCGGGATAAAATCAGAAAACAGCTGGCCGAGGAGCGGCCGGCGGCGGTCGAACTGCTGCGGGACTGGGTGAGGGAACCCAGTGTACAGGGCGCTGAACGTCCGCTGCAGGAAAAAATCGCCCGGCGCTTGGCCGCGATGGGCCTGAAAGTCGACCTGTGGGTGATGGAAGGGGAGGAACTGCTCCACCATCCTTACTTCGTCTCACCGCGCACGACGTTTGCCGACAGTCCCAATGTGGTCGGCGTCTGGCCGGGAACCGGCGGCGGCCGTTCGCTGATTCTCAACGGTCATGTCGATGTCGTGCCGGCCGGCGATGAGCGGCAGTGGCAGGAAGACCCGTTCAGCGGCAGCGTGGTCGACGGCAAGCTGTACGGCCGGGGGGCCACCGACATGAAAGGGGGCAATCTGGCAGCGCTGCTGGCGATCCAGACGCTGCAGGCGCTGGGCGTTCGGCTGAAGGGAGACGTCATCTTCCAAAGCGTCGTCGAAGAAGAGAGCGGCGGCGCCGGGACACTGGCTGCCATCCTGCGCGGCTATCGCGCGGATGCGGCGCTGGTGCCCGAGCCGACCAACATGAAAATCTTTCCCAAACAGCAGGGATCGATGTGGTTCCGGCTGTGGATCAAGGGACGTTCCGCCCACGGGGGGACGCGTTACGAAGGGGTGAGCGCGATCGAGAAAAGCATGCGCGTGCTCCAGGCGATTCGTCAGTTGGAAGAGGAGCGCAACCGCCGCATCGACGATCCGCTGTACGCCAAGCTGCCGATTCCCATCCCGATCAACGTGGGGGTGATCGAAGGGGGCAAGTGGCCGTCTTCGGTCGCCGATCTGGTCAAGTTGGAAGGGCGGATGGGCGTAGCACCGGGCGAAGAGATGGAGCAGGCCCAAGCGGAAATGGAACAGGCGCTGCAAAAGCTGGCGGAAGAAGATGACTGGTTCCGCGAACACCCGGTTGAGCTGGAGTGGTTCGGCGCCCGCTGGGTGCCGGGAGCGGTGGCGGCGGATCATCCGCTGATGCTGATTTTGCAGGAAGCGTGCCAGCTGGTGTTGGGGCGGGCGCCCGTGGTGGAGGCAGCGCCGTGGGGAACCGACGGCGGCCTGTTGAGCAAACTGGCCGACACGCCGGCCATCGTCTTCGGCCCCGGCGTGACGCAGGTGGCCCACTATCCCAACGAGTTCATTGAATTGGACGCCGTGTTTCAGTGCGCGGAAATTTTTGCCCTCACCATGTTGCAGTGGTGCGGCGTAGCAGAGGAAGGAGCGATCGCGTGA
- a CDS encoding 3-oxoacid CoA-transferase subunit B: MGVGEVKGAENYRERIARRAAQEITDGMMINLGIGIPTLVADYLSADKFVLFHAENGILGTGPSPAPGEEDPMLCNAGGFPVTLVKGASFFDSATAFAIIRRGLLDMTILGALEVSEAGDIANWIVPGKRVPGMGGAMELAQKAKRVMVLTTHLDKHGRSKIVRACKLPLTARRAANLIITDMAVMEVTGDGLLLREVMHPYTVSEVLAATEAKLHIAGEVGVFR, translated from the coding sequence ATGGGCGTGGGAGAAGTGAAGGGAGCGGAGAACTACCGCGAGCGGATTGCCCGCCGCGCTGCCCAGGAAATCACCGACGGGATGATGATCAACCTGGGGATCGGGATCCCCACCCTCGTCGCGGATTACCTTTCCGCAGACAAGTTTGTGCTGTTTCACGCGGAAAACGGGATTCTCGGCACGGGTCCCTCGCCGGCACCGGGCGAAGAAGACCCGATGCTCTGCAATGCCGGCGGATTTCCCGTCACCTTGGTCAAGGGAGCGTCTTTTTTTGACAGCGCGACCGCGTTTGCGATCATCCGCCGCGGTTTGTTGGATATGACGATTCTCGGGGCGCTGGAAGTGAGCGAGGCGGGCGACATCGCCAACTGGATCGTTCCCGGCAAGCGCGTTCCCGGGATGGGCGGCGCGATGGAGCTGGCCCAGAAAGCGAAGCGGGTGATGGTCCTGACGACTCACCTCGACAAACACGGTCGGTCGAAAATCGTCCGCGCCTGCAAGCTGCCGCTTACCGCGCGACGGGCGGCCAACCTGATCATCACCGACATGGCGGTGATGGAGGTGACCGGAGACGGTTTGCTGCTGCGTGAGGTGATGCACCCCTACACCGTTTCCGAGGTGTTGGCCGCAACCGAAGCAAAACTGCACATCGCCGGCGAAGTGGGCGTGTTTCGCTAG